agattgtattatgtgcaaatgtttaaccttaaatgaatcatgatgtgtgtgaatgattattttgaatgtactatatgtgtgattatgatgaaatgaacggcaagggccgagtacggcgtaggccggggcggccgtgggccgaaagtaacacctagcacatgggatgctatagtcagggcggggcccggtggatacatctGTTatgttatattcagggtgggacccaagggatacatgagttatcctcgcggtgagaaccgaaaccccaggctttggtaaggcctctggggcggcatggccgtgcttgtttattatgacggttttcctatttatcagtgaattatgccagctatatgaattgcatatgttatgtattatttgggttttcttgctgggcttcggctcacgggtgctccgtgtggcaggtagaagcatggactaagtcaaccaaccatgagtacggagagcgtgaaacgacgcgtacatgtttggcctgcccgactgctttggttgggggtttatttgaaaatggctgtaataatctatgattttatgatttatcaactgtaaacttatttcaagatgtaaatagttttcaaaccttatttttgggatcccaaaggtttaatactagcagttttaaatgaaacgacgcatttttctaagattacagccttaaattttaattagtcacacttttgtctcaaaacctcggttagcgggttctttgcacactgttttgtcttaaaaatcacttagtaacggctctaaggaagtagggcgttacaggtggagTCAAAGCAGCCCTTTGCTAAATTTAGGAGGCCTTTTGAGTCATTGAACTTGTCAGAAGGGAATTTTAAGCCTCCTAAGCCTTCTATTTAAGAGCCACCAAAATTAGAGTTGAAGCCTTTGCCTAGTCACTTGACGTAGCTTATTTGAGAGATAATGAGAACTTGCCTGTGATTATTTCAGCCATGTTAGGAGCTGAAAAAGAGAGTTTGTTGCTGGTTGTTTTGAAGAAATACACAAGGGCCATTGGTTGGACTATGGCGGATTTCAAGGGGATAAGTCCCTCATTTTGTATGCATAAAATTCTGTTGGAGGATTGCTGTAATAATTCTGTTGAGTAGCAGCAAAGGCTtaatcctatcatgaaggaagtgATTAGAAAAGAGATAATTAAGTGGCTTGATTATGGAATTGTTTACCCAATTTCAGATAGTTCTTGGGTCAGCCCAATTCAGTGTGTTCCTAAAAAAGGTAGAGTCACAGTGGTGGCTAATGAAAATAATGAGTTGATTCCCATAAGACAAGTGACGGGGTGGCATGTTTGTATGGACTATCAGAAGTTGAATAAGGCTACTCGTAAAGACCACTTCCCGCTGCCATTCATTGACCAAATGCTTGATCGGTTGGTGGGAAAGGATTTTTATTGTTTCCTCGATGGgtattcaggctataatcagatttccATCACGCcagaagaccaagagaagactaccTTTACTTTTCCTTATGGCACCTTTGCCTTTAGAAGGATGCCTTTTGGGCTGTGCAACGACCCCGCCACTTTCCAACGTTGTATGATGACAATATTTTCGGATATGGTGGAGAAGTCTCTTGAAGTCTTCACGGATGATTTTTCAATATTTGGGGAGTCTTTTGACACTTGTTTGGCTAACTTGGAGCAAGTCTTGGCaagatgtgaagaaacaaacttggtactcaattgggaaaaatgccatttcatggttCAAGAAGGCATTGTGTTGGGCCATAGAATTTCTAACAAGGGCATAGAAGTGGATAGAGCAAAGCTGGAAGTCATAGAAAAATTTCCACTACCTACTACAGTCAAGGggattagaagctttttggggCATGCAGGCTTTTATAGGAGGTTAATGAAAGATTTTTCAAAGATTTCTAAGCCCCTTTGTTCCTTACTTGAGCAAAATCAAGCATTTGAGTTCACCAAGGAGTGTCAAGAAGCATTTGTGACTTTAAAAAAGGCTCTTATCACCGCACCCATCATTGTAGCTCCGGATTGGTCTCTcccctttgaattgatgtgcgatgctagtgattTTGCTGTGGGTGCTGTACTTGGGCAGCGAAAAGAGAAGGTTTTTCATTCCATTTACTATGCAAGCAAGACATTAGCCAATGCCCAATTGAACTATACTACCACTGAGAAAGAGCTTTTGGCAGTGgtgtttgcttttgacaagtttagagCTTATCTTGTGGGGACTAAAGTTGTGGTTTATACAGACCATTCGACGATCAAGTATCTAATtgccaaaaaggatgctaagccacgacttattcgatgggtgttgcttcttcaagaatttgacttggaaATTCTGGATAGAAAAGGAACGGAGAACCAAGTGGTTGACCACTTATCTAGACTTGAAGCTGGAAGtgaaaagaaaaatgaagggccTATTAAATAGACATTGCTCGATGAGCAATTGTTGGTTGTGAACCAAACCACTACTCCATGGTACGCTGATTTTGTCAACTATTTGGTGAGTGGTTTGCAGCCACCTGATTTGAATAGGCAGCAACTTAAGAAGTTCTTTCATGATGTGAGAttatattattgggatgagccctatTTGTACAAACAATGTTCAGATCGAATCATGAGGCGTTGTGTGCCTGAGGATGAAGTTTCTAGCATACTAGAGCATTGTCATTCAACTCCTTATGGTGGACATTTTGGTGGGCAAATAACAACCGTTAAGGTTTTTCAATCGGGGTACTATTGACCCTCTATCTTCAAGGATGCTCATGAATTTGCTAAGAGATGTGACCGCTGCCAGCGTGTTGGAAATATTTCAGCAAGGAGTGAATGCCTTTGAATAACATCCTTGAAGTGGAATTGTTTgatgtttggggaatcgacttcatTGGGCCATTTCCACCATCATTTGGAAATTTGTATATCTTGGTGGCTGTTGACTATGtctctaagtgggttgaagcagtggcaagtcctactaatgattccaaggtggtcatgAAATTCCTACATAAGCATGTGTTCACCCGCTTTGGCACTCCAAGGATGCTTATAAGTGATGAAGGCACCCActttgtgaacaagattttggcaGCTTTATTAGCCAAATATAGTGGGAAGCACAAGATTGCCACTGCCTACCATCCCCAAACCAACGGTCAAGCAGAAATATCCAATAGGGAGATCAAGGGAATCCTAGAGAAAGTGGTGAATCCTAGTAGAAAGGATTGGTCTCAGCGATTGGATGATGCTCTTTGGGCCTTATCGAACGGCTTTCAAAACCCCTTTGGGAATGTCACCGTATCGTTTGGTTTTTCGAAAAGCTTGCCATTTGCCCGTTGAGTTGAAGCATTAGGCATATTGGGCCACTAAGAAAATGAATATGGACCTCCAAGCTGCTGGAGAAGCTCGAAAGTTACAGTTAAATAAGCTAGAAGAGATGAGGTTGTTCTCCTATGAAAATGCTAAGTTGTACAAGGAGAAAACTAAGAGGTGGCATGATCAAAAAATTCAAGCTCGGGTCTTTGAGAAGGGGCAGAAAGTATTGCTCTTCAACTCGCGCTTGAAGTTGTTTTCTGGCAAGTTAAAGTCCCGCTGGTCTGGCCCATTCACAGTGGTGCAAGTTTACCCCTTTGGAGCAGTTGAAGTTCGAGAAGATCAATCCGGAAGGGAGTTTAAAGTGAATGGGCAGCGGTTGAAACATTATTGGGGAGGTGAGGTCGATCGAGAGAAGACCTCCATTATGTTGGAGGATCCTTAAAGCTGTGGTTGTTTTGGGTTGTGAAGTGATTTAGGTactaatttaaagacaacccaaaAAGAAGCAAGTGTACAATATTAGTgtctataaaagaaaaaaaaacagaagaggaaaacagaaagaaaagaaaagacaaatatatatatatatatacatatgagtgtttttaagtattttatttttattttaattttactttatgtaattttaattccattttattgtgatgttttggagcagttttatgtgtattttggtGTTTCAGGTGTTAAAAAAGCAAGAAACAGGGTGTTTGGAAGTGATTTTGGAGTCTGATGGTTTTGCGAGATTTTTGCTTCAGCAAAATGACTGCAAATATTTCTGAAAAAAATGGGGAGTTACGTCAAATTTGGGTTGATGAAGCAAATCTTGGGCAAAATGTTAGCAATCTGGGCAGAAAAAAATCCTGGATCGTGGTTTCATTTagaggcatatatatatatatataatactatatttaaaaaatatatatatacatataataataataaataaataatactatatttaatattatttatacatattttactatatatatatatgtatatatataaatatatgcatatacagaaatatgtattttaaaaaatatatatatatgttaatgtaTATAGccttataaatatatacatacacataaatataaatatatatattataacctATACGAAAagatatataatatatacatatattcagtaaaatttatattatttataaaatacttATGTGTATATAGAATATTACCCATCTTCCCCATTACCCTAACCCATTCCTTCCCAGAAACCCCACCCTCGCAGCCACCAATCCACCCAGTCGCGCAGCCACATTCAGGCACCCTTCACCGAGCAGCAACCTCACAAACCCCAACCCTCGTAGCCAAGAACCAAGACGTCCCTACGTCTCGGCATCTCGATCCCAGGCGCCATTCGCCCAGCAGCGCCTCCCAAACCCAGGCCGACTCAGGCGCCCCTGCCCGTCACCTCTTCGCA
The genomic region above belongs to Humulus lupulus chromosome 1, drHumLupu1.1, whole genome shotgun sequence and contains:
- the LOC133823004 gene encoding uncharacterized protein LOC133823004 — encoded protein: MNMDLQAAGEARKLQLNKLEEMRLFSYENAKLYKEKTKRWHDQKIQARVFEKGQKVLLFNSRLKLFSGKLKSRWSGPFTVVQVYPFGAVEVREDQSGREFKVNGQRLKHYWGGEVLKKQETGCLEVILESDGFARFLLQQNDCKYF